In Aedes albopictus strain Foshan chromosome 3, AalbF5, whole genome shotgun sequence, the genomic window ttttCCCCCTTCACATTAACAAAAATATCTTCCCGTGACAGACGTGAAgaagcagaggtgatctcggtctctggtAAGCAACGAacatcacactaacattccttcactTCCTCAAGGATCGTAAGGACGTGGTCGGCACTGTTATTGACTTTATAAAGTTTGGAATGCACGAAGTTCCAATTCTCATATTAGGGCACTAACCTGAAGGATCATTTATCAAAGCTTTATCAAGAATTGCTGGAGAGTTCATACGCGAGTTTGTTCACGCAAGGGGTTCTTGTTGAAGATTTTAGTGCGAATACTGAGTATACCAATGCCGGTCCCGACTGAAGATGATGGAGGCCCACTATTTACACGCATAAGAACGACAAACTTCAGGGAGATTCTCATGGAAGAAATGTAGGTCCGCCGTCTCGCTTCTACATTAACATTCGATTATTATGATGTTAGATTAAATTCGGTAAACCTTATTCACTTACCAAATAGTCACACCAATATAAGATAAATGTACCGTTACATTTGTATTGTAATCGCTTAGAAACCTCCCAATCCCAGAGGTTTCCTTCCGGGCCACTGTTCCTTGGCGTATTTCTTCTTTTTGGGTTCGTCCGATAGGTCCGGTTTGTCGACAATTTTAACTGCAATTTGAAAGTTGTAAAATTTCAGAAAGAAGTCTTTTAGATTCCAATAAAAAAGAAATCCTACCACTTTTGGGAGCCATGCTGCTGTAGATAGGAGGAGGCATTAGAGCAGTGCTCGAACTGGCCGGATTCACATCCGGTGCTGGATTCGGCAAAATTATACCCAGCTTAGTGGTGAGTCCGCTGGGTGTGGTGTCCATGCCAAACCCGAATCCTGAACCATTGCCGGCCGCACTTCGTGGGTCGTGCGCTTGGTCGTCGATTCCATGATACAAATTTGGTACCAAGCTGTGCGGATGATGAAGGATTTTGCTGGATGAGGGTGATGTAGAGAGACCTTGGGGGAGAGGAAAAAGACTGTCATAAGAAACGAAAATGAGGGAAATATGTTGTTCTAAAAGAACAAGTCCATACCCATTGAGTGAACCTCTAGTTTTGCACGTTTCGCTTGTACTGGAACAACTGTGGACGATACGAGATTACGGAAGCGTCCTATGCTTGGATCGATATCTTCGGGATTTATAACGATTTCATCCTCATTGAACTGGACGCCTTTCCTTTTCCTTTTGTTCTTCATATTCTGTGAAAGACAAAACATCGACCAATTTAAATAATAATGTTATCCAGCTAATTGAAACGGTACGAAAACTGAAGGATTGCTGCACCCTCGGCGCTGGAGTAAAGTTACTAATGTAGCCAACAGGGCATCAACATAGGTATTATTTCTCACCTTCTTGAAGGTGCTGGTTTCGTCCGATATTCCAAGCATGGAAATCCTCCGGTTGTGAGCGGTATTGTATTCAGTCAAGTTCTGCAATAATAGTTATTACTCGTAACTCTATTACAACTAAAAGACCTGAACCCATCCTACATCAAGTTCCGTTTGGCTCTCGGGAAGGCCTAGATAGGTTCCATCGCTGGTGTCCATCATCGGGATGTCTTCCATAATGTTGGATCGGACATTGGGTCTCTCCCGGAGCATATAGTGCCTGGTCGAAGCGCCGAAATGGAACGTCGAGTTAATTTGCAACTGGGTGGGTTTGTGAGCTTCCAGCCGGACCGAGCCGATATACGTCCCGTGAGTGGAACCCAAATCCACCAGATAGGCAATGTTCAGGTGCTTGTGATAAACGAATGCGGCGTGTACGCGGGAACAGGACGCATGATCGATGCAGAAGTCGTTCATCTGGGGATTCCGACCGAAAAGATAGCATTTCTTTTCGTCAATcatcaacttttgaaccagtttgtCTTCCTTCATCACGTCCAGATGTAGCCCCGTGGGCGGCTTACCAGCCCTGCAAGGATATTGAGAACAATCCACAATGAAAACACTAATGCGCAACCGGATGTGCTTCGTCTTACCAAGAGGGTATGTCGTAGTGGTTGGACATTACGCTCAGAATGAGTTGTTGTCCCAAATCAGGAAAACACGAATCCTCAACTTAATACACTAATTACGATAGTTTTAGAAGTTTTTACGGTGGAAAATAAGTAAATTGGAACGAAATTCACGCACTAACCACATAATGGGCGATTTGTTTTGATTAACAAAATTTTGACATTTCGAGGACACAACAAACACACCGACATAAAAAAAGTCAAAAACAAGTAAAAGTACGGTAAAATAAATTCACACAAAAGTTAAAAAGTGAAAAAGGATTCATtcgcatattacgtaacgcaaaatttcccAATTTTTTGCCCCCTCTCTCCCCCACGTACCCCATTAAACATTTTTGACAGATGGAAATTTCCCCGAAATAACCGACGAATCGGAACATATCTTTTATATGGATTACTGCAAAGAATTTATACAGTCGGaacggaacccgctcgttgagccacaacctccagcagtgaagagaattgtcagacaaaagaggcacaaaacaagcaacaaagaagacacgACGATTActttttatccctactggtaacagataatgacatgatctcgaatttttttgttgcaggcaaaacggaagctgaatttgttgcgtacttttcaactcttgaataatcaattattactaacccaaagttgaaactgtttgatgatagatcttcaacagagttgcagtgtttaccgactcgaagttaccgttagaaaaccacaatgcaaggcttaaaaatctctaaactcgtggtgtacgatgtttatcctatcattttcaagttgggacaaacttatgtcgcattgggtggattgtcgcaacaaatacaggttgcgacattgtcattattgttgcgcgatggttgaattttgattcactgacctCACGCAGATAAATTTTGCTTAGGAGAAATAAAAAATCTAATGGTTAGAATCAACCAAGTTTGTGTATATTGAATCAATCCACCTATTTTTTCACTTCAATGcaacatattttttaaaacaacaaatttttgaattaACTGAACTGGACATAACTTCTAGAgttttatttcaattgaaaattaTTGTTGTTTATATAATTAGATTTTGTAGAATCAACAATGATGTTTGGTCCAATGACGACTACCTTCATGCTTTGTTTACAAGGCAAACAGAGAAGAGCCATAGTGAAATCACGGAGAAAAGTTAACTTGATTATAAatctactgtgttttttttttgcttcattgaCCTAATCTGACAGGGTTTGTTGCGAGTATTATCAATACTTTGTTAGGTAAGTCTATGAAGTTTGTATTTATCGTCGATTTGTATCCATATTTAATCATATTTCAGCTCACCAGAATGCATGAAGAAAGAGTTCATTTCAGGCGGAACAAATCTGATTATTCGCAGATTCAGAATTGATCATTGCTGAcggtaattttctaacaaatgctaAACATGCCAAATGATCTTGGAAATGATTTATGTTTTTCTTCCTTATAGTACGTTACTGTAATCAGAAACTCAGCAATAAGGATGAGCAAGTTAGAAGGAATTGCATCTGCTTGTAATTCAATTTCCGGCAGCATTTCCAAAAATGTGTTTCCTTGCATTCTATATCTATGAagttgcaaatttaaacaaaaaataaaatatcatGAATGAAAACTATTGTAtttctttttttgttttctttttttaataacaaaaaaaaaatcaacaataatgCATTTTAGTTTCAATACGATTGCTACAGTTACATCAATACATTGCAtttgttgattcaacaaatttgattttttgtttcaacaaaacttaTCATTTGTTGTTGACAGTTGTCAATTTACAAGCGATTTTAGAAacaacaattgggttgtttagtgaataaaatattccttttttctatagcctaatcgaaagagctcattttactGAGTATAACTTGATTTTAttagattccaatacctttgttttgatggttaaattaacaaaagagttttaattttcgtggatagaatgacagttcaattgataaaatgacagttcaacccgaacaaaaaatgttccccatacaaacttttaatacatttaaaaaatagttcccagacaccaaaaattatgaaattttggatttcgactaatttttgggtggagaatccgattatgaaataatccggatacccctaaagaacccaattctaaTTTTTGAAGTAAATAAGCGAAATcattgattcaaaaaaaaattgccatcATCATTGATCATCGATTATTCCGTTGCAGCTGCGTACTGCTCAAGTAAATTTGAGAGCGAAATCATTCCGtgaccgtttcttggcctatccttttacacagtacttttCAGGTCCGTACCGCCCATAAGCCCTGAGtcaacaataaaatttgttgaatCTATTCAGAATACTTTTGCctttacaatatatttttctgcgtgcgaaaattccgggtttcaactgcacggcgATTTCTGAAAATCCGGTCCCTCCCCTCTTAGCGTTACGTACTATGCGAACAAACCCTAAATAAAAttactataataataataaataattttcTGTTTATACGGTGGGGGTCACATTCAACAGTGTAGATAGGCCCTATCGAAATGCTGTGTATCGGTGTCGCATCGGGATCAGCTGGCAACCCGGCGCGGGACTACAGAATGCGATGATTTTCGCAACACGCCTGCACCCCGTTTTCATCGCGGTTGTTCGTTTGTCAAAAATTTGTTGTGCCTCTCTTGCGTCCTCGGTTTGCAAAATTGGTGAAAAAAGTAAGTACAAACGATATTTTTCCCTGGATAATTGATTTTAATCGGCGCATTTTTTAGACGAGCATACCCGGATCACATTGCTGCGCAGGAAATTGTGAGAACCCCGCTTAAAATGGTGCCATAAACTCTTGTTTCCCCGACTTTCCGCAAGCCTCTACGAAGAACGGTAAGAATAAGAAGCTGCAGCATTCGAGCGCACACCGTGGTGGTACCTCTCAGCCAGAGGAGGAGAGCAGGAGACGTGATAATCATGAGTGCAAGTACCGGTGCGGGCGCCGCCACTACCAGTGGAGGAGCGGCGAGCAATTCTGCCGCACAGGAGATCGAAACGGTCACCATAATAAGCGACGATTCCGACATTGAGATGACCGAGTTTACTCCCAAGGGAAAGGGGAAAGCGGGAACCGCCGGTCAGACAGAACAGAACAAAGATGCTGAAGAAGGTCGAAGAATCAGTCGACGGAAGAAGCCCCGGGTGGAGTATTCCGACACTAGACCGACGACAAATTCATCATCAGATGCTGCAAACAGCGAAAAGAAACCGGAGGCAAAAATTGAAGCCAAGGTCAAAAAGCGCGAACCGGAGCCTCCGGTCAAGGATGAAAAGGGGGAGGAGGGTTCGAATCCCCACCGGGAAATCATGGCAGGATTGGAGGGAGCCGCCTTTCAGTCGCGATTGCCGTTTGAAAAAATGACTGCCTCGGAAGCGGTTTGctttccggaaattaccaaacatGGCCTTGTAGCTCAGCGGGTGTTTCTGAACGTCCGGAACCGGATACTGCAGATGTGGATTGAGAACCCTACCGTGCAGCTGACGGTGGAAAATGCATTAAAAAATATAGAACAGCCATTCGACAGCGATCCGAATCTGGTCCGGAAGGTGCACGCATTTCTGGAGCGCCACGGATTTATCAATTTTGGTATATTTAAGCGTCTGAAACCGTTACCAAGTAAAAAGCTGGCAAAAGTCATTGTCATAGGTGCCGGAATATCGGGTCTATCTGCTGCACAGCAACTGCAACAGTTTGGGTTTGACGTGATCGTTCTGGAAGCGAGAGATCGAGTGGGAGGCAGAATAGCCacctttcggaagaattcctacacTGCGGATTTGGGTGCAATGGTCGTCACCGGAATTTGGGGTAATCCTATAACAATCCTGAGTAAGCAAACCGGAATGGAAATGTGTCCGATCAAAACGGCATGTCCTTTGTACGGAGCCGGAGGGAAACCCGTTCCGAAACATAAGGACGATATGGTTGAGCGTGAGTTCAATCGGCTGTTGGAAGCCACAAGCTACCTATCGCATCAATTAGATTTTAATTACGCCGGGAACCACCCGGTTTCCCTAGGACAGGCGCTGGAGTGGATCATCAAACTGCAGGAGAAACACGTCAAAGAAAAGCAGGTCCAGCATTTGAACAACATAATCGCATGGCAGCAGAAACTGATTGAAAATCAGAAAGCAATTAAAGACACCATGGACAAGATCAAGAGCCTTCGCGCCAAGCACAAAGAACTTCTCGAAACTAAGCCCCCCAAACCAAGTGAACTCGACAGCAAATACATCGAGCATGAATTCAGTATTCGCTTAACGGCCCGAGAGGAACAACTCGCCTGGAAGGAAATCGAACAGTTTCGCTCTAGTCAGGAAAAAATCGAATCCAAATTGAAAGAGCTCGAGAACGATCAGGTGAGCGAAGTGTATCTTTCCTCCAAGGATCGTCAGATTCTCGATTGGCACTTTGCCAATCTCGAGTTTGCCAATGCAACCCCGCTGAGTAATCTCTCGCTGAAGCATTGGGACCAGGATGACGATTTCGAATTCATCGGTAATCACACCACCGTCAAGAATGGATATTCTTGTGTTCCGATAGCACTCACAGAAGGACTTGACGTCCGGGTCAACACCGCAGTGAAACGCATCAAGTATTTCCCCGGGGGAGTCGAAGTGACGGCCGATCTCAAGTCGAACAGCTCGACAGTTCATTACAAGGCCGATCTCGTACTGTGCACATTGACGCTGGGCGTTCTCAAGGTCGCAATCTCAGAACAATCCTCTCAGTTGAACACCGTCCGGTTCGATCCACCGCTGCCGGAGTGGAAACAATCGGCCATCCAACGGTTGGGTTTCGGAAACCTGAACAAGGTGGTGCTGTGTTTCGACCGGATCTTCTGGGATCCGAACACCAATCTGTTTGGACATGTTGGCAGCACGACCGCCAGTCGGGGCGAACTGTTTCTGTTTTGGAACATCTCACAGTCTCCGGTTCTGCTGGCACTCGTCGCCGGCCAGTCTGCTGCCATAATGGAGAATGTTTCGGACGATGTCATCGTTGGTAAGTAACGATAAACTCAATATATTAAAAATTTGACGAAATACCGTTTGTGTACCAACTAGTAGCCGCTCACTGTtgtaaaaatcaagttttatCTCTGCAACCAACATAATGATATTCcgcatttattttatttattttattttattgatgcacaaggggatcatagggccaagtctccaatgcaagtccgagaactcgcattgtccataatacacctttgaatttgggagtaggcatagtaacctctttagctctgcggcttttaagttttgcgtggccttaaggattgggagaggtgggaaatcgatgtggtgtactgagctgtaagagaatgtgttgttagttaaatggtcaacgtaatttacctttgggtcgcttgtttggggtaagcgttttgaacatactggttttgctgggttgctcttttctattttcgttcgatcgtgttgttttttGTGGTAGGTAGTTGTAATCAAATTTTGGTTTTGTTCTTGGAATGCTGCTTCATCCTCATCGCCATCTCCATCGAAAGACGATAAGCCTATGTCATTTGCTGTCTGCGGTTTCTAGCAAATCGTCTTCGTAGTCCAACTTCACCATTTCCTGCTACAATCGCTTCGTCGCTTTCTTAAATTCGGCTGTCATTACCAATGTCCTTCCCCAACGAACATCCGTCCTTATCCACCTCTTGTCTACCGCTGGATTTCCACGTGAAATAAGGTCTTTcaactttttccagggattttgtagattagtgctttatgcatgattcctttcctgagacttcggagcacgtcttagacatggctgagtacaaacaatgctcatCTCCAGCGATATTTTTAACCAGCATCGCACCACCGTCGTACTGCATTACTTTCATTTTTCACTGCTATCCCTGCTTACTGCTATCACTCATGATACTCAGATTCATGAGaatataaaagaaatgttagtagcgcttttgg contains:
- the LOC109422398 gene encoding possible lysine-specific histone demethylase 1, with translation MSASTGAGAATTSGGAASNSAAQEIETVTIISDDSDIEMTEFTPKGKGKAGTAGQTEQNKDAEEGRRISRRKKPRVEYSDTRPTTNSSSDAANSEKKPEAKIEAKVKKREPEPPVKDEKGEEGSNPHREIMAGLEGAAFQSRLPFEKMTASEAVCFPEITKHGLVAQRVFLNVRNRILQMWIENPTVQLTVENALKNIEQPFDSDPNLVRKVHAFLERHGFINFGIFKRLKPLPSKKLAKVIVIGAGISGLSAAQQLQQFGFDVIVLEARDRVGGRIATFRKNSYTADLGAMVVTGIWGNPITILSKQTGMEMCPIKTACPLYGAGGKPVPKHKDDMVEREFNRLLEATSYLSHQLDFNYAGNHPVSLGQALEWIIKLQEKHVKEKQVQHLNNIIAWQQKLIENQKAIKDTMDKIKSLRAKHKELLETKPPKPSELDSKYIEHEFSIRLTAREEQLAWKEIEQFRSSQEKIESKLKELENDQVSEVYLSSKDRQILDWHFANLEFANATPLSNLSLKHWDQDDDFEFIGNHTTVKNGYSCVPIALTEGLDVRVNTAVKRIKYFPGGVEVTADLKSNSSTVHYKADLVLCTLTLGVLKVAISEQSSQLNTVRFDPPLPEWKQSAIQRLGFGNLNKVVLCFDRIFWDPNTNLFGHVGSTTASRGELFLFWNISQSPVLLALVAGQSAAIMENVSDDVIVGRCIAVLKGIFGNSSVPQPKETVVTRWRADPWARGSYSFVSVGSSGSDYDLLAAPVTPRFGGLGGINGGGSHSGTNGNDDDDGSKADIPRLFFAGEHTIRNYPATVHGALLSGLREAGRIADYYLGFPNTYPDAPKEEPKK
- the LOC115260228 gene encoding nuclear inhibitor of protein phosphatase 1 — translated: MSNHYDIPSWAGKPPTGLHLDVMKEDKLVQKLMIDEKKCYLFGRNPQMNDFCIDHASCSRVHAAFVYHKHLNIAYLVDLGSTHGTYIGSVRLEAHKPTQLQINSTFHFGASTRHYMLRERPNVRSNIMEDIPMMDTSDGTYLGLPESQTELDNLTEYNTAHNRRISMLGISDETSTFKKNMKNKRKRKGVQFNEDEIVINPEDIDPSIGRFRNLVSSTVVPVQAKRAKLEVHSMGLSTSPSSSKILHHPHSLVPNLYHGIDDQAHDPRSAAGNGSGFGFGMDTTPSGLTTKLGIILPNPAPDVNPASSSTALMPPPIYSSMAPKSVKIVDKPDLSDEPKKKKYAKEQWPGRKPLGLGGF